The Cytobacillus oceanisediminis genomic interval TGGGAGCTTGCTCCCTGAAGTCAGCGGCGGACGGGTGAGTAACACGTGGGCAACCTGCCTGTAAGACTGGGATAACTCCGGGAAACCGGGGCTAATACCGGATAATTCTTTCCCTCACATGAGGGAAAGCTGAAAGATGGTTTCGGCTATCACTTACAGATGGGCCCGCGGCGCATTAGCTAGTTGGTGAGGTAACGGCTCACCAAGGCGACGATGCGTAGCCGACCTGAGAGGGTGATCGGCCACACTGGGACTGAGACACGGCCCAGACTCCTACGGGAGGCCGCAGTAGGGAATCTTCCGCAATGGACGAAAGTCTGACGGAGCAACGCGTGAGTGATGAAGGTTTTCGGATCGTAAAACTCTGTTGTTAGGGAAGAACAAGTACCGGGTAACTGCCGGTACCTTGACGGTACCTAACCAGAAAGCCACGGCTAACTACGTGCCAGCGCGGTAATACGTAGGTGGCAAGCGTTGTCCGGAATTATTGGGCGTAAAGCGCGCGCAGGCGGTTCCTTAAGTCTGATGTGAAAGCCCCGGCTCAACCGGGAGGGTCATTGGAAACTGGGAACTTGAGTGCAGAAGAGAAGAGTGGAATTCCACGTGTAGCGGTGAAATGCGTAGAGATGTGGAGGAACACCAGTGGCGAAGGCGACTCTTTGGTCTGTAACTGACGCTGAGGCGCGAAAGCGTGGGGAGCAAACAGGATTAGATACCCTGGTAGTCCACGCCGTAAACGATGAGTGCTAAGTGTTAGAGGGTTTCCGCCCTTTAGTCGCGACATTAAGCACTCCGCCTGGGAGTACGTAAGGCTGAAACTCAAAGGAATTGACGGGGCCCGCACAAGCGGTGGAGCATGTGGTTTAATTCGAAGCAACGCGAAGAACCTTACCAGGTCTTGACATCTCCTGACAACCCTAGAGATAGGGCGTTCTTCGGGGACAGGATGACAGGTGGTGCATGGTTGTCGTCAGCTCGTGTCGTGAGATGTTGGGTTAAGTCCCGCAACGAGCGCAACCCTTGATCTTAGTTGCCAGCATTCAGTTGGGCACTCTAAGGTGACTGCCGGTGACAAACCGGAGGAAGGTGGGGATGACGTCAAATCATCATGCCCCTTATGACCTGGGCTACACACGTGCTACAATGGATGGTACAAAGGGCTGCGAGACCGCGAGGTTAAGCGAATCCCATAAAACCATTCTCAGTTCGGATTGCAGGCTGCAACTCGCCTGCATGAAGCCGGAATCGCTAGTAATCGCGGATCAGCATGCCGCGGTGAATACGTTCCGGGCCTTGTACACACCGCCCGTCACACCACGAGAGTTTGTAACACCCGAAGTCGGTGGGGTAACCTTTGGAGCCAGCCTAAGGTGGGACAGATGATTGGGGTGAAGTCGTAACAAGGTAGCCGTATCGGAAGGTGCGGCTGGATCACCTCCTTTCTAAGGATATTTACATGAAACGTGACGTTCTTTGTTCGTTCAGTTTTGAGAGTTCAATCTCTCAATGAAAGATTCGTTCTTTGAAAACTAGATAATGTTAATGAAGAAGCAATAACCGAGTAATCGCCATCTTAGTTTTTTTCTCTTATTTTTGTTTTAAAACGAAGTAAGAGCACAAACCATGAGGACGATGAGCGGCAAGGAGATCAAGGAAGCGACCGAGTGAGCACCGGAGCGTACTTCAGTACGTGAGGAGCGGAGCGAGAGAGCTGACGCAGAGATCCGCAGTCGATCAGCGGCCGAAGTAGGTTAAGTTAGAAAGGGCGCACGGTGAATGCCTTGGCACTAGGAGCCGATGAAGGACGGTACTAACACCGATATGCTTCGGGGAGCTGTAAGTAAGCTTTGATCCGGAGATTTCCGAATGGGGAAACCCCCTATCCGTAATGGGATAGGATCTTTACCTGAATACATAGGGTATTGAAGGCAGACCCGGGGAACTGAAACATCTAAGTACCCGGAGGAAGAGAAAGCAAACGCGATTCCCTGAGTAGCGGCGAGCGAAACGGGATTAGCCCAAACCAGGAGGCTTGCCTCCTGGGGTTGTAGGACACTCTACACGGAGTTACAAAGGAACGAGGTAAATGAACAGGTCTGGAAAGGCCGGCCAGAGAAGGTAAAAGCCCTGTAGTTGAAACTTCGTTCCTCCAGAGTGGATCCTGAGTACGGCGGGACACGAGAAATCCTGTCGGAAGCAGGAGGACCATATCCCAAGGCTAAATACTCCCTAGTGACCGATAGTGAACCAGTACCGTGAGGGAAAGGTGAAAAGCACCCCGGAAGGGGAGTGAAAGAGATCCTGAAACCGTGTGCCTACAAGTAGTTAGAGCCCGTTAATGGGTGATAGCGTGCCTTTTGTAGAATGAACCGGCGAGTTACGATTACATGCGAGGTTAAGTTGAAGAGACGGAGCGCGCGAAAGCGAGTCTGAATAGGGCGAATGAGTATGTGGTCGTAGACCCGAAACCAGGTGATCTACCCATGTCCAGGGTGAAGTCCAGGTAACACTGGATGGAGGCCGAACCCACGCACGTTGAAAAGTGCGGGGATGAGGTGTGGGTAGCGGAGAAATTCCAATCGAACTTGGAGATAGCTGGTTCTCTCCGAAATAGCTTTAGGGCTAGCCTCATGTAGTAAGAGTCTTGGAGGTAGAGCACTGTTTGGACTAGGGGCCCCCATCGGGTTACCGAATTCAGACAAACTCCGAATGCCAAAGACTTATCCATGGGAGTCAGACTGCGAGTGATAAGATCCGTAGTCAAGAGGGAAACAGCCCAGACCACCAGCTAAGGTCCCAAAGTATACGTTAAGTGGAAAAGGATGTGGAGTTGCTTAGACAACCAGGATGTTGGCTTAGAAGCAGCCACCATTTAAAGAGTGCGTAATAGCTCACTGGTCGAGTGACTCCGCGCCGAAAATGTACCGGGGCTAAACGTATCACCGAAGCTGTGGATTGACATCTTACGATGTCAGTGGTAGGAGAGCGTTCTAAGGGCGTTGAAGCCAGACCGCAAGGACTGGTGGAGCGCTTAGAAGTGAGAATGCCGGTATGAGTAGCGAAAGATGGGTGAGAATCCCATCCACCGAATGCCTAAGGTTTCCTGAGGAAGGCTCGTCCGCTCAGGGTTAGTCGGGACCTAAGCCGAGGCTGAAAAGCGTAGGCGATGGACAACAGGTTGATATTCCTGTACCACCTCTTTACCGTTTGAGCAATGGGGGGACGCAGGAGGATAGGGTAAGCGCGCTGCTGGATTAGCGCGTCCAAGCAGTTAGGCCGGTAACGAGGCAAATCCCGTTACCACACAGGCTGAGCTGTGACGGCGAGGGAAATTTAGTACCGAAGTTCCTGATTCCACACTGCCAAGAAAAGCCTCTAGCGAGGGAAAAGGTGCCCGTACCGCAAACCGACACAGGTAGGCGAGGAGAGAATCCTAAGGTGAGCGAGAGAACTCTCGTTAAGGAACTCGGCAAAATGACCCCGTAACTTCGGGAGAAGGGGTGCTCATTAGGTGCATAGCCCTGATGAGCAGTGAATAGGCCCAGGCGACTGTTTAGCAAAACACAGGTCTCTGCGAAGCCGCAAGGCGAAGTATAGGGCTGACGCCTGCCCGGTGCTGGAAGGTTAAGAGGAGAGGTTAGCGCAAGCGAAGCTTTGAATCGAAGCCCCAGTAAACGGCCGTAACTATAACGGTCCTAAGGTAGCGAAATTCCTTGTCGGGTAAGTTCCGACCCGCACGAAAGGCGTAACGATCTGGGCACTGTCTCAACGAGAGACTCGGTGAAATTATAGTACCTGTGAAGATGCAGGTTACCCGCGACAGGACGGAAAGACCCCGTGGAGCTTTACTGTAGCCTGATATTGAATTTTGGTACAGCTTGTACAGGATAGGTAGGAGCCTGAGAAGCCGGAGCGCCAGCTTCGGTGGAGGCGTCGGTGGGATACTACCCTGGCTGTATTGAAATTCTAACCCGCGCCCCTTATCGGGGCGGGAGACAGTGTCAGGTGGGCAGTTTGACTGGGGCGGTCGCCTCCTAAAAAGTAACGGAGGCGCCCAAAGGTTCCCTCAGAATGGTTGGAAATCATTCGCAGAGTGTAAAGGCACAAGGGAGCTTGACTGCGAGACCTACAAGTCGAGCAGGGACGAAAGTCGGGCTTAGTGATCCGGTGGTTCCGCATGGAAGGGCCATCGCTCAACGGATAAAAGCTACCCCGGGGATAACAGGCTTATCTCCCCCAAGAGTCCACATCGACGGGGAGGTTTGGCACCTCGATGTCGGCTCATCGCATCCTGGGGCTGTAGTCGGTCCCAAGGGTTGGGCTGTTCGCCCATTAAAGCGGTACGCGAGCTGGGTTCAGAACGTCGTGAGACAGTTCGGTCCCTATCCGTCGTGGGCGCAGGAAATTTGAGAGGAGCTGTCCTTAGTACGAGAGGACCGGGATGGACGCACCGCTGGTGTACCAGTTGTCTTGCCAAAGGCATCGCTGGGTAGCTATGTGCGGAAGGGATAAGTGCTGAAAGCATCTAAGCATGAAGCCCCCCTCGAGATGAGATTTCCCATAGCGTCAAGCTAGTAAGATCCCTGAAAGATGATCAGGTTGATAGGTCAGAGGTGGAAGCATGGCGACATGTGGAGCTGACTGATACTAATCGATCGAGGACTTAACCAAAACAAAAAGCGGAGGCGACTGTTCAACTTCGAGAGACGTTGGAGAGCCGGCCATTCAAATCCTGGTTTTGAATTTGGAGGGGCGGATCGAAACGGCCGAGAAGTTAGGAGCCGAAGCTAGACAAGTCATTGGTGAATACGCGGTAATTCTTCTTCATGCATTATCTAGTTTTGAGGGAACGAAGTTTCTTCAACCAAATAGTCCGGTGGCGATAGCGAGAAGGTCACACCCGTTCCCATACCGAACACGGAAGTTAAGCTTCTCAGCGCCGATGGTAGTTGGGGGCTGTCCCCCTGTGAGAGTAGGACGCTGCCGGGCAAATGAAAGAGCACCTGATGGGTGCTCTTTTTTTGTATGTTTGGGTTACTTGCTCCAAAATCTTATTTGGACTCTCCTTTTTAAGGAATTATACTTATATGTGCCACTTCGGCCCACATATGCGTCACTATTTCATTTTATGCTTTACTTAGGCCCATATATACGCCACTTTCACTCATATATGTGTCAGAATTGAGTTATATGCGCCACTCCTTCGCCGTCTGTTTTAAAAGTCAAATCTGTGGATCTTCAAAACCTGCTAGATAAAAACCTTTAGAACCTCTCTCCTTCATTTAGCCTCAGCGAATTCAGGCATAATTCAGCCGTTTCATCCCATTCAAAAAAGGATAACCTATTCATAAAGAATCAATTTTTGAAAAAAGGTTATCAAACGCCAATTTCTTTTGTACAATAGGGACTTAATGGGGAGAGGGCACCCATATGCCTTTAAATTCCCCATAAAGGAGGACGCTTGCATTGCTGGAAAACAGTTTTATTATGGTCGCTATTATTTTGATCATTAATATTGTATATGTATCATTTTTTACCATCAGGATGATTCTGACGCTTAAGGGACAGAGGTACCTTGCAGCTTTTATAAGTACAATTGAAGTTGTCATTTATGTAATTGGACTGGGGCTTGTTCTGGATAACCTAAATGAAATACAAAATCTGATAGCCTATGCAGTTGGTTATGGAATCGGCGTTATTGTCGGCATGAAAATTGAAGAGAAGCTTGCTCTTGGCTATATTACGGTAAATGTAATTACAAAGGAATATGACCGGGACCTGCCTAAAGCTTTAAGGGAGAAAGGGTATGGTGTCACCAACTGGGCTGCCAACGGACTGGAAGGTGATCGGATGGCCCTGCAGATCCTGACACCGAGAAAATATGAATTAAAGCTTTATCAGACGATTAAAGAGCTGGATCCTAAGGCCTTCATCATCGCTTATGAGCCAAAAACGATTCATGGCGGCTTCTGGGTGAAATCTGTTAAGAGAGGAAAGTTATCTCAATGAGCAAAGGCAAGAACAAAATGGTGTTTGAGGTCCAGGAAAACGAAACGATTGACCAGTGCCTGGACCGGATACAAAAGGCAGGATATATACCTGTTAGAAGGACTGAGAAGCCTATTTTTAAAGAAGTTAAGACGGGTGGCAAGGTCGATTATGAACCGGCTGGCCGGCAGATTGTTTTTGAAGCTAAACTAATCGAGAATTAAAACACGAACATTAATTGTCTGACTTTTAGTATTGTTCGATTTTTCGATTGACAGAGTATCAGGTATGTTGTTAATATGGTGGTAGTTAATAAAACGTGAATAAACCCCTCGTATAATAATGGGAATAGGGCCCATAAGTTTCTACCCGGCAACCGTAAATTGCTGGACTATGAGGGAAAGCTGATATGCCCGGCATGTAGAAGGAATGGTTCCTGCCGTTTGCAGGTGTCTTCCTTACGGTTCTTTTTAGCCCGGACAGATTACTTTCTCTCATATAAGAGAAGGGTCTGTGCGGGTTTTTTATATTGGAAGATTTGGAGGAGAAGGAATGAGCGCACAAGCAGCAGTCATAATGGGAAGCAAATCTGATTGGGAGACAATGAAGCACGCTTGCGGAATTCTGGAAGAGCTTGAAATCCCTTTTGAAAAAAAGGTTGTTTCAGCTCATCGGACTCCAGATCTTATGTTTGAATATGCTGAGCAGGCAAGAGACAGAGGAATCAAGGTAATTATTGCCGGTGCAGGAGGAGCGGCACACCTGCCAGGAATGGTAGCAGCGAAAACGACACTTCCTGTCATTGGAGTACCAGTGCAATCAAAAGCTTTAAACGGCCTGGATTCATTGCTGTCCATCGTTCAGATGCCCGGCGGCGTCCCAGTTGCAACCGTTGCGATTGGAAAAGCAGGAGCCACTAACGCCGGATTGCTGGCAGCACAAATCCTTGGCGCTTTTGATACAGCCATTGCAGAACGTCTTCAGTCAAAAAGAGATAAAACAAAACAGGAAGTACTAGAAAGCAGTGATGAACTTGTCTAATAAAACAATTTTACCTGGGCAAACGGTTGGAATTATTGGCGGGGGACAGCTCGGGAGAATGATGGCCCTGGCAGCAAAGGCAAATGGCTTCAGGATTGCCGTTTTGGATCCAGCGGAAGACTCTCCTTGCGGGCAGGTTGCGGATATTAAGATCGTTGGCGAATACGGTCATTTAGATTCTATAAAAAAGTTAGCTGACGTCAGTGACGTTGTGACTTATGAATTTGAAAATATCAGTACAGAAGCTCTTGAGTGGCTATGCGCAAATGCTTTTGTTCCACAGGGGAGCGAGGTGCTGGAGATCACCCAGGACCGGACAAAGGAAAAAGCAGCCATCCAAAAAGCTGGCTGCGAGGTAGCGCCATATGAGGTCATTACTACTGAAAAAGATATTTATGATAATATAGAAAAGCTTGGCTATCCAGCAGTATTAAAGACATCCAGAGGCGGATATGACGGAAAAGGGCAAGTTGTGATAAAGAGCGGGCAGGATATTAAGAAAGCTGCACAGCTTCTTGAGAATGGCGTGTGTGTTCTTGAAAAATGGATAGCTTTCGAAAAGGAAATATCGGTTATTATCTGCCGGACTATTTCGGGAGAAAAAGCGGTATTTCCAGTCGGGGAAAATGTTCATAAAGAAAACATTCTGCACCAGACAATTGTGCCGGCCATGATCACAGCTGATGCTGAGGAAAGAGCAGTAAATGCAGCAAACCAGCTGGCAGAAGCTTTAAGCCTTGTTGGTACACTGGCAGTCGAAATGTTTCTGACAAAAGACGGACAGATTTACATTAACGAACTTGCGCCTCGTCCGCATAACTCAGGCCATTATTCGATTGAAGCTTGCGAAACCTCCCAGTTTGAACAGCACATCCGTGCGGTTTGCAATTGGCCGCTTGGCAGCACGGAGCTATTAAAACCGGCTGTTATGGTAAACATACTAGGAGAGCACCAGGAGCCTTTAATTAAGAAAATACCTGAATTGGATGACTGGAAGATTCACTTGTACGGAAAAAAGGATGCCAAATATAAACGCAAGATGGGCCATGTCACGCTTTTGCGGAACTCAGCCGAAGAGGCACTTGAAGAAGCAGAAAAAAGCGGCATTTGGACCCCTGTGAAGGAAAAGATCGGAGGATAAAACATGATTGAACGCTATACGAGACCGGAAATGGGAGCTATCTGGACAGAAGAGAACCGCTTTCAGGCTTGGCTTGAGGTAGAAATTCTTGCCTGTGAAGCTTGGGCTGAATTAGGAGATATTCCGAAAGAAGATGTTCAGAAAATCCGTGAGAATGCTTCTTTTAATATTGACCGCATTAAAGAAATCGAAGAGGAAACGCGACATGATGTTGTCGCTTTTACTCGGGCGGTATCTGAAACGCTTGGCGAGGAGCGCAAATGGGTTCATTACGGGCTTACTTCCACAGATGTGGTTGATACAGCGCTTTCATATTTAATCAAGCAGGCGAATGATATTCTTCTAAAAGATATCGAACGCTTTGTGGAAATCCTGAAAAACAAAGCACAGGAACACAAGCATACAGTGATGATGGGCCGTACGCACGGAGTGCATGCTGAGCCAACTACTTTCGGTTTAAAGCTTGCATTATGGTATGAAGAAATGAAGCGTAATCTTGACCGCTTTAAAGAAGCAGCTGCTGGTGTGGAATTCGGTAAAATCTCTGGTGCAGTTGGAACATATGCAAACATCGATCCGTTCGTTGAAAAATATGTGTGTGAAAAGCTGGGCATCCAGCCAGCGCCAATTTCAACGCAAACACTTCAGCGTGACCGTCATGCACATTATATGGGTGCGCTTGCGCTGGTAGCCACTTCAATTGAAAAATTTGCGACGGAGATCCGCGGTCTGCAAAAAAGCGAAACGCGTGAAGTGGAAGAGTTTTTCGCGAAAGGCCAAAAGGGATCTTCAGCGATGCCGCATAAACGCAATCCAATTGGTTCAGAAAATATGACGGGGATGGCAAGAGTGATCCGCGGCTATATGATGACTGCGTATGAAAATGTGGCATTATGGCATGAGCGGGATATTTCCCACTCATCAGCTGAAAGAATCATCCTGCCTGACGCAACAATTGCGTTGAACTATATGCTGAACCGCTTTGGAAATATCGTGAAGAACTTAACAGTTTTCCCTGAAAACATGAAACGCAATATGGACCGTACTTTAGGGCTGATTTACTCTCAGCGTGTTCTTCTGGCCTTGATTGACAAGGGCATGACTCGTGAAGAGGCATATGACACTGTCCAGCCGCGTGCCATGGAAGCATGGGAAAAGCAGGTGCAATTCCGCAGCCTGATTGAGCAGGACGAAACTATTTCATCAAAGCTATCCGTAGCAGAAATAGATGACTGCTTTGACTATAATTACCACATCAAGCATGTGGATACCATTTTCGACCGATTAGGTTTGTAAAAAAATAAAGAGGTAAAGAGCAGTCTTTACCTCTTTATTATCGGGAAATTTCCCAATCTTCTTAATAATGATGTCTAGCAGCTAAGTGCTATTCGAATAAGGGAGGCTCTCCGCTATGGAAAAAGGAGAATTGTTATACGAAGGCAAAGCCAAAAAGGTATATCAAACAAACGATGAAAATATTGTCTGGATTGAATATAAAGATTCTGCAACAGCCTTTAATGGTGAGAAGAAGGCAAGCATCAGCGGCAAGGGCCGTTTGAATAACGAGATTACGAGTTTGCTTTTTTCAAAGCTTCATGACCTGGGAATAGAATCTCACTTTATTGAAAAACTGTCAGAGACAGAGCAGCTTGTGAAAAAGGTGGATATCATTCCGCTCGAAACAGTGGTCCGCAATGTTGCGGCGGGGAGCTTTTCTAAGAGATTGGGAGTTGAAGAAGGGAAAGAATTATCGAGGCCGATTGTTGAGTTCTACTACAAAGATGATGAGCTCGGTGATCCGCTGCTGACAGAAGATCATATTGAAGTGCTTCAGCTGGCTGATAAGCAGGAAGTAGAGCTTTTACAGGAAAAGGCACTTCAGGTCAATGCCATTTTAAGAGATTTTTTCAAAGACCTCGGCATTAAATTAGTAGATTTCAAGCTGGAGTTTGGTAAAGATGAATCAGGACAAATTCTGCTGGCTGACGAGATTTCTCCAGATACTTGCAGGCTTTGGGATATTGAAACAAATGAAAAGCTGGATAAAGATGTTT includes:
- the purK gene encoding 5-(carboxyamino)imidazole ribonucleotide synthase, translated to MNLSNKTILPGQTVGIIGGGQLGRMMALAAKANGFRIAVLDPAEDSPCGQVADIKIVGEYGHLDSIKKLADVSDVVTYEFENISTEALEWLCANAFVPQGSEVLEITQDRTKEKAAIQKAGCEVAPYEVITTEKDIYDNIEKLGYPAVLKTSRGGYDGKGQVVIKSGQDIKKAAQLLENGVCVLEKWIAFEKEISVIICRTISGEKAVFPVGENVHKENILHQTIVPAMITADAEERAVNAANQLAEALSLVGTLAVEMFLTKDGQIYINELAPRPHNSGHYSIEACETSQFEQHIRAVCNWPLGSTELLKPAVMVNILGEHQEPLIKKIPELDDWKIHLYGKKDAKYKRKMGHVTLLRNSAEEALEEAEKSGIWTPVKEKIGG
- the purC gene encoding phosphoribosylaminoimidazolesuccinocarboxamide synthase; translation: MEKGELLYEGKAKKVYQTNDENIVWIEYKDSATAFNGEKKASISGKGRLNNEITSLLFSKLHDLGIESHFIEKLSETEQLVKKVDIIPLETVVRNVAAGSFSKRLGVEEGKELSRPIVEFYYKDDELGDPLLTEDHIEVLQLADKQEVELLQEKALQVNAILRDFFKDLGIKLVDFKLEFGKDESGQILLADEISPDTCRLWDIETNEKLDKDVFRRDLGNLTDAYENILARLGGQTVCTK
- a CDS encoding NETI motif-containing protein, with translation MSKGKNKMVFEVQENETIDQCLDRIQKAGYIPVRRTEKPIFKEVKTGGKVDYEPAGRQIVFEAKLIEN
- the purB gene encoding adenylosuccinate lyase; translated protein: MIERYTRPEMGAIWTEENRFQAWLEVEILACEAWAELGDIPKEDVQKIRENASFNIDRIKEIEEETRHDVVAFTRAVSETLGEERKWVHYGLTSTDVVDTALSYLIKQANDILLKDIERFVEILKNKAQEHKHTVMMGRTHGVHAEPTTFGLKLALWYEEMKRNLDRFKEAAAGVEFGKISGAVGTYANIDPFVEKYVCEKLGIQPAPISTQTLQRDRHAHYMGALALVATSIEKFATEIRGLQKSETREVEEFFAKGQKGSSAMPHKRNPIGSENMTGMARVIRGYMMTAYENVALWHERDISHSSAERIILPDATIALNYMLNRFGNIVKNLTVFPENMKRNMDRTLGLIYSQRVLLALIDKGMTREEAYDTVQPRAMEAWEKQVQFRSLIEQDETISSKLSVAEIDDCFDYNYHIKHVDTIFDRLGL
- a CDS encoding DUF2179 domain-containing protein — protein: MLENSFIMVAIILIINIVYVSFFTIRMILTLKGQRYLAAFISTIEVVIYVIGLGLVLDNLNEIQNLIAYAVGYGIGVIVGMKIEEKLALGYITVNVITKEYDRDLPKALREKGYGVTNWAANGLEGDRMALQILTPRKYELKLYQTIKELDPKAFIIAYEPKTIHGGFWVKSVKRGKLSQ
- the purE gene encoding 5-(carboxyamino)imidazole ribonucleotide mutase, producing MSAQAAVIMGSKSDWETMKHACGILEELEIPFEKKVVSAHRTPDLMFEYAEQARDRGIKVIIAGAGGAAHLPGMVAAKTTLPVIGVPVQSKALNGLDSLLSIVQMPGGVPVATVAIGKAGATNAGLLAAQILGAFDTAIAERLQSKRDKTKQEVLESSDELV